In Gimesia benthica, a single window of DNA contains:
- a CDS encoding cytochrome c3 family protein, with amino-acid sequence MDRFLFPKWTNTIVPVLGALGAIGVLYVVGMVAFGASPETTDVGYQPEQPLPFSHALHAGKLKLDCRYCHNTVEVAGHAAVPPTATCLNCHSGADANGVVNTVAIHSTSPKLAPIRESQATGKSMQWRRVHDLPDYVYFNHSAHVRRGVSCVSCHGRVDKMDKVTQVKPLSMGWCLECHRHPEPNLRPPELVTKLDWKPEGDPEEVGAKIRKELNLNPSTNCSTCHR; translated from the coding sequence ATGGATCGTTTTCTGTTTCCAAAATGGACAAATACGATTGTACCAGTGCTGGGTGCGCTGGGGGCGATTGGTGTCCTGTATGTCGTTGGTATGGTTGCATTTGGGGCGAGTCCGGAGACGACGGACGTCGGTTATCAGCCCGAGCAGCCACTCCCCTTCAGTCATGCTCTGCACGCAGGCAAGTTGAAGCTGGACTGCCGCTACTGTCATAACACAGTTGAAGTTGCCGGCCACGCTGCTGTGCCTCCTACCGCGACCTGTCTGAACTGCCACTCTGGTGCAGACGCCAACGGGGTAGTCAACACTGTTGCTATTCACTCGACCAGCCCCAAGCTGGCTCCCATCCGGGAAAGCCAGGCGACCGGGAAGTCGATGCAGTGGCGTCGTGTGCATGACCTGCCGGACTATGTGTACTTCAACCATAGTGCTCACGTTCGTCGTGGTGTGAGCTGTGTTTCCTGCCATGGTCGCGTTGACAAAATGGACAAGGTCACACAGGTTAAGCCGTTGAGCATGGGCTGGTGTCTGGAGTGTCATCGGCACCCTGAACCGAATCTGCGTCCACCTGAGCTGGTAACGAAGCTCGACTGGAAACCCGAAGGGGATCCGGAAGAAGTGGGTGCGAAGATTCGGAAAGAATTGAATTTGAATCCTTCTACTAATTGTTCTACGTGTCACCGCTAA
- a CDS encoding TAT-variant-translocated molybdopterin oxidoreductase — translation MDKKYWRSLGELHSTPEFEEILHREFPVAASEYPEGVSRRRWMQIMGASVALASVSGCRWEDEKISPSVSRPEGMIPGEPQKYATFVELGGQAQSLLVTSYDGRPIKVEGNPDSAQNRGSSTAQAQSETLSLYDPDRAVGVIERQDGNRYVRDWQAFLAYSDKVLGQARENGGARLRVLADLSTSVTRKGLQDKFAAMYPQARWFDYGAGNRDNAYAGSRLAFGEVVRPHFDLKKANIIVCLDEDLLSEHPAGMLHTREWAARRDPAAGPMNRLYVVESRYTTTGVAADHRLPTRSVDLGAFLSKLESQVQARVDGKKPEAASEEYADKVLAAMAEDLVANQGSSLVAIGENQPAELHARVHKLNEQLGNVGETVKYTQEPLATELPSVEALRTLTEEMQSGAVETLVILGGNPAYNAPGDIDFVSALSKVPNAIHLGEYEDETSLLCHWHLPKTHPFEQWGDSRAYDGTLCVGQPLIEPLHDGKSEVELLAILCGDKHPVALDLVKEAVKGSLDSMAVNASWRRSVHDGFVKGTSLPAVSPKVKDLPAAKAVETSDEDLELVFYLSPKLYDGRFANSGWLQETPDSLSKITWDNAALIAPKTADDLGVKFGSVVKLILDGKSLELPVYVMPGQAPNSVAVALGYGRTAAGLVGGDVARDVKPVGENVAALQAKGAMNFKTGLKVEDTGKEYELAVTQDHHAIDTVGGNEVLGRVGQLVREGTLGEWEKYPDFAEHRTHHPPLKSPWEELSYDGHAWGMSIDLSKCVGCNACTVACQAENNVPVVGREQVINSREMHWMRIDRYFTGDDVNNPGVATQPMLCQQCELAPCEQVCPVAATVHTDEGLNDMVYNRCVGTRYCANNCPYKVRRFNYFNFNKVYEEPRGKLQALVLNPEVTVRHRGVMEKCTYCVQRIKAVQIEAKNEQRPIKDGEIVTACQQACSAKAIEFGDLNNENSRVAKAHANPRTYTALSELNIKPRTSYMARISNPHPSLAPPVPEPHGHGHGEQHAEADGHGDHKHYEKHEKSEKH, via the coding sequence GTGGATAAAAAGTATTGGCGAAGTCTGGGTGAGTTGCATTCCACACCGGAATTTGAAGAGATATTGCATCGCGAGTTTCCCGTGGCCGCTTCGGAGTATCCGGAAGGTGTTTCGCGGCGTCGCTGGATGCAGATCATGGGTGCATCCGTTGCTCTGGCCAGTGTGTCGGGGTGTCGCTGGGAAGATGAGAAGATTTCACCGAGCGTGTCTCGTCCCGAGGGGATGATTCCCGGTGAGCCTCAGAAATATGCGACCTTTGTTGAACTGGGCGGGCAGGCCCAAAGTCTGCTGGTCACCAGCTACGACGGGCGTCCGATCAAAGTTGAAGGGAATCCCGATTCGGCTCAGAACCGTGGTTCTTCCACGGCACAGGCGCAGTCAGAAACTCTGTCTCTGTACGATCCCGATCGTGCGGTCGGCGTGATTGAGCGTCAGGACGGAAATCGCTATGTCCGTGACTGGCAGGCGTTTCTGGCATATTCAGATAAAGTGCTGGGTCAGGCACGCGAGAACGGTGGAGCCAGGCTGCGAGTGCTCGCCGATCTCAGTACTTCTGTAACCCGAAAGGGATTGCAGGACAAATTCGCAGCCATGTATCCCCAGGCGCGCTGGTTCGATTACGGAGCCGGTAACCGGGATAATGCTTACGCCGGTTCCCGTCTGGCATTCGGCGAAGTTGTTCGTCCTCACTTCGATCTGAAGAAAGCGAACATCATTGTCTGCTTGGATGAAGATCTGCTGTCAGAGCATCCCGCCGGTATGCTGCACACTCGCGAGTGGGCCGCCCGTCGGGATCCCGCCGCTGGTCCGATGAACCGTCTCTACGTGGTTGAAAGCCGTTACACCACAACCGGTGTGGCTGCCGACCATCGTCTGCCGACTCGTTCGGTCGATCTGGGGGCGTTTCTGTCGAAGCTGGAATCTCAGGTTCAGGCACGTGTCGATGGGAAGAAGCCGGAAGCAGCCAGCGAAGAATACGCTGACAAAGTTCTCGCTGCGATGGCTGAAGACCTGGTGGCCAATCAGGGTTCCAGCCTGGTCGCGATCGGCGAGAATCAGCCTGCTGAATTGCACGCCCGCGTCCATAAGCTGAATGAGCAGCTGGGCAATGTTGGCGAGACGGTCAAATACACGCAGGAGCCGCTGGCAACGGAACTTCCTTCTGTTGAAGCACTGCGGACGCTGACGGAAGAAATGCAGTCTGGTGCCGTCGAAACCCTGGTCATTCTGGGTGGAAACCCCGCTTACAATGCTCCTGGCGACATCGATTTTGTCTCTGCTCTCTCCAAGGTGCCGAATGCGATTCACCTGGGTGAGTACGAAGACGAAACTTCACTGCTCTGTCACTGGCACCTGCCAAAGACACATCCGTTCGAACAGTGGGGTGATTCCCGGGCCTACGACGGAACTCTGTGCGTAGGTCAGCCGCTGATTGAGCCTCTGCACGACGGAAAATCAGAAGTCGAGCTGCTGGCAATTCTGTGCGGCGACAAACATCCGGTCGCTCTGGATCTGGTGAAAGAAGCCGTCAAAGGTTCGCTGGATTCCATGGCGGTTAACGCCTCCTGGCGTCGCTCGGTGCACGATGGTTTCGTGAAAGGTACATCGCTGCCCGCAGTCTCGCCCAAAGTGAAAGACCTGCCCGCTGCCAAGGCTGTTGAAACTTCCGACGAAGATCTGGAACTGGTTTTCTATCTCAGCCCGAAACTGTATGACGGTCGTTTCGCCAACAGTGGCTGGTTGCAGGAAACTCCCGACAGCCTGAGCAAGATTACCTGGGACAACGCAGCCCTGATTGCTCCGAAGACCGCCGATGACCTGGGTGTCAAATTCGGTTCTGTCGTCAAGCTGATCCTGGATGGAAAGTCTCTGGAGCTGCCCGTTTACGTGATGCCCGGTCAGGCTCCGAATTCGGTTGCCGTCGCTCTGGGCTACGGTCGTACCGCCGCCGGTCTGGTTGGCGGAGACGTCGCTCGCGATGTGAAACCCGTTGGTGAGAACGTCGCTGCCCTGCAGGCTAAGGGAGCGATGAACTTCAAGACCGGTCTGAAAGTCGAAGACACCGGCAAGGAGTACGAGCTCGCCGTCACCCAGGATCACCATGCCATCGACACCGTCGGCGGCAACGAAGTGCTGGGCCGCGTTGGTCAGCTGGTCCGGGAAGGTACCCTGGGCGAGTGGGAAAAATATCCCGACTTCGCCGAACATCGGACACACCATCCGCCGCTCAAGTCACCCTGGGAAGAACTGTCTTACGACGGTCACGCCTGGGGGATGTCGATCGACCTCTCCAAGTGTGTAGGCTGTAATGCGTGTACCGTCGCCTGTCAGGCAGAGAACAACGTTCCGGTCGTTGGTCGCGAGCAGGTCATCAACAGCCGTGAAATGCACTGGATGCGAATCGATCGTTACTTCACCGGTGACGACGTCAACAATCCCGGCGTAGCAACTCAGCCGATGCTCTGTCAGCAGTGCGAACTGGCACCCTGTGAGCAGGTTTGTCCGGTCGCTGCTACCGTGCACACCGACGAAGGTCTGAACGACATGGTTTACAACCGCTGTGTCGGTACCCGTTACTGTGCGAACAACTGTCCTTATAAAGTACGTCGCTTCAACTACTTCAACTTCAACAAAGTTTACGAAGAGCCACGCGGCAAGCTGCAGGCCCTGGTACTGAATCCGGAAGTCACGGTGCGTCATCGTGGTGTGATGGAGAAATGTACTTACTGTGTGCAGCGAATCAAGGCCGTTCAGATCGAAGCCAAGAACGAACAGCGGCCGATCAAGGATGGCGAAATCGTGACTGCCTGCCAGCAGGCCTGTTCTGCCAAGGCGATTGAGTTTGGCGACCTGAATAACGAAAACAGCCGCGTTGCCAAGGCCCATGCAAATCCGCGGACCTACACGGCACTCTCGGAACTGAATATCAAACCTCGTACTTCTTACATGGCCCGGATTTCGAATCCGCATCCATCACTGGCACCTCCGGTTCCAGAACCTCATGGTCACGGTCATGGCGAGCAGCATGCTGAAGCCGACGGTCACGGCGATCATAAGCATTATGAGAAGCACGAAAAGAGTGAGAAACATTAA
- the nrfD gene encoding NrfD/PsrC family molybdoenzyme membrane anchor subunit has translation MASVASEPIDTTTEVPGKRTPLVTGAHDYGTITDAVCRLAECKAPLSWYVALAASAALMGMLFGLVGYLIITGVGVWGNRSPVFWGWPIVNFVFWVGIGHAGTLISAILFLFRQDWRTGINRAAEAMTIFAVVCAGLFPGIHIGRVWLAYWLFPIPNQMSMWPNFRSPLLWDVFAVSTYATVSLLFWYMGMIPDLATLRDRAKNKIAQFGYGLFSLGWNGSSRHWHRYERAYLLLAALATPLVLSVHTIVSFDFAVSQLPGWHTTIFPPYFVAGAVFSGFAMVLTLMIPVRSICGIKDLLTDRHLENMTKVIIATGTMVGYAYAMEFFIAWYGGNRYETFAFINRAFGPYAWAYWIMVSCNVISPQLFWIKKIRTTPWMIFVVCIFVNIGMWFERFVITVTSLSRDFLPSSWGYFKPTIVDVLMLIGSFGLFMTLFLLFCKFLPMVAMAEVKSVYHEPHGHGDYQPEIKD, from the coding sequence ATGGCTTCAGTAGCATCCGAGCCAATTGACACAACAACGGAAGTTCCCGGCAAACGTACTCCGCTCGTCACCGGTGCACATGATTACGGAACCATCACGGATGCCGTCTGTCGGCTGGCCGAATGTAAGGCTCCCCTCAGCTGGTACGTGGCACTGGCTGCTTCCGCCGCGCTGATGGGTATGCTGTTTGGTCTGGTGGGGTACCTGATCATCACTGGTGTTGGTGTCTGGGGTAACCGCAGTCCGGTCTTCTGGGGCTGGCCGATCGTGAACTTCGTGTTCTGGGTTGGTATCGGTCACGCGGGTACCCTGATTTCCGCGATTCTGTTCCTGTTCCGACAGGACTGGCGTACCGGGATCAACCGCGCTGCCGAAGCGATGACGATTTTCGCTGTGGTCTGTGCGGGGCTGTTCCCCGGGATTCACATCGGTCGTGTCTGGCTGGCTTACTGGCTCTTCCCGATTCCCAACCAGATGTCTATGTGGCCAAACTTCCGCAGCCCGTTGCTGTGGGACGTGTTCGCCGTTTCTACTTACGCGACCGTATCACTGTTGTTCTGGTACATGGGGATGATCCCCGACCTGGCCACCCTGCGTGACCGAGCCAAGAATAAAATTGCTCAGTTCGGTTACGGACTGTTCTCACTGGGCTGGAACGGTTCTTCCCGTCACTGGCACCGCTACGAGCGGGCTTACCTGCTCCTGGCTGCCCTCGCAACTCCGCTGGTGCTCAGTGTGCATACCATCGTGAGTTTCGACTTTGCCGTTTCACAGCTCCCCGGTTGGCATACCACGATCTTCCCGCCTTACTTCGTCGCGGGTGCGGTCTTCAGTGGTTTCGCCATGGTGCTGACGCTGATGATTCCCGTGCGATCCATCTGCGGTATCAAAGACCTGTTGACCGACCGTCACCTGGAAAACATGACCAAGGTGATCATCGCCACCGGAACCATGGTCGGTTATGCCTACGCTATGGAATTCTTCATCGCCTGGTACGGCGGTAACCGCTATGAAACATTCGCCTTCATCAACCGTGCGTTCGGTCCCTATGCCTGGGCTTACTGGATCATGGTATCCTGTAACGTAATCAGCCCGCAGCTGTTCTGGATCAAGAAGATTCGCACAACGCCGTGGATGATTTTTGTGGTCTGTATTTTTGTGAATATCGGTATGTGGTTCGAACGTTTCGTGATTACCGTCACCTCGCTGAGCCGCGACTTCCTGCCTTCCAGCTGGGGTTACTTCAAACCGACTATTGTTGACGTGTTAATGTTGATCGGAAGTTTCGGTCTGTTCATGACGCTGTTCCTGCTCTTCTGTAAATTCCTTCCGATGGTAGCGATGGCAGAAGTCAAAAGTGTTTATCATGAACCCCACGGTCATGGCGATTATCAGCCAGAGATCAAAGACTAG
- a CDS encoding Gfo/Idh/MocA family protein codes for MSNRIRWGILSTAKIGTIQVIPAMQQGEHCEISAIASRTLDQAEQTAAELGIPRAYGSYEELLADQDIDAIYNPLPNHLHVPWSIKAIEAGKHVLCEKPIGLSSSEGQQLVDCAAAHPELKVMEAFMYRHHPQWQLARKLVTDGTIGELRTIQSFFSYFNDDPQNIRNQSEIGGGGLMDIGCYPISLSRFIFGEEPQRVSGIVEYDSELGTDRLASATLDFGRGTSTFTCSTQLNPYQRVQIHGTQGRVEIEIPFNAPIDRPCRVWHQTGADIAEVKLDLCNQYSIQGDLFSLAILNNTAVPTPLTDAVANMKVIEAIIESNRSGAWVKP; via the coding sequence ATGAGCAATCGCATTCGCTGGGGCATTTTAAGCACCGCAAAAATCGGCACCATACAGGTCATCCCCGCCATGCAGCAGGGAGAACATTGTGAGATCAGCGCGATCGCTTCCCGCACGCTCGACCAGGCTGAGCAGACTGCCGCCGAGCTGGGAATCCCCCGTGCGTACGGTTCTTACGAAGAACTGCTGGCCGATCAGGACATTGATGCGATCTACAATCCCCTGCCCAACCATCTGCATGTCCCCTGGTCCATCAAGGCCATCGAAGCAGGCAAACATGTGTTGTGTGAAAAGCCAATCGGGCTCTCCTCCAGCGAGGGCCAGCAACTGGTTGACTGCGCCGCAGCGCATCCCGAGCTGAAAGTGATGGAAGCCTTCATGTATCGCCACCACCCCCAGTGGCAGTTGGCCAGGAAGCTGGTGACAGACGGCACAATCGGGGAACTGCGTACGATTCAGTCATTTTTCTCTTACTTCAATGACGATCCGCAGAACATTCGTAACCAGAGCGAAATCGGTGGTGGCGGCCTGATGGACATCGGCTGCTATCCCATCTCACTCTCACGATTTATCTTTGGCGAGGAACCGCAGCGCGTCTCAGGAATCGTCGAATACGACAGTGAGCTGGGGACCGATCGCCTGGCTTCGGCCACGCTAGACTTCGGCAGAGGAACCTCCACCTTCACCTGCTCGACACAGCTCAATCCCTATCAGCGGGTGCAGATTCATGGCACACAGGGACGGGTGGAGATTGAAATTCCCTTCAATGCGCCGATCGACCGCCCCTGTCGTGTCTGGCACCAGACCGGCGCTGATATCGCCGAGGTCAAACTGGATCTGTGCAATCAATACAGTATCCAGGGCGATCTGTTCTCGCTGGCCATCCTCAACAACACCGCGGTGCCCACGCCACTTACCGATGCTGTCGCCAACATGAAAGTGATCGAGGCGATTATTGAGAGCAACCGCAGCGGCGCCTGGGTAAAACCCTGA